A region of Maridesulfovibrio sp. DNA encodes the following proteins:
- a CDS encoding bifunctional riboflavin kinase/FAD synthetase produces the protein MIIAKSISEIVKPDQGTCVTIGNFDGVHKGHQRLISSTCRKAKANGLASVVVTFDPHPLRVLVNRKTPPFITLTSQKLELIALHKPDIILALNFTKEMAALSPEEFIQQYLITPLNMKEMVVGYDYALGKGRSGNYETIMKLGKKYAYGVERLDPVIINDAVVSSSRIRDLVSEGNVWDVRPLLGRFYQVRGEVVHGMNRGGRLLGFPTANIKLEDELFPKKGVYAIRVEVEGKVLPGVANIGKNPTFGNEALSVEAHILDFSEDIYGKDIRVHFIQRIRSEKKFNGLDELKDRIAVDIGLAREILSYPESQVRPGLHLSESESGAEQ, from the coding sequence ATGATAATCGCAAAATCAATAAGTGAAATAGTTAAGCCTGACCAAGGCACATGTGTAACCATCGGAAACTTTGACGGGGTTCATAAAGGCCACCAGCGGCTGATCAGCAGCACCTGCAGAAAAGCCAAAGCCAACGGTCTTGCAAGTGTGGTAGTAACTTTTGACCCCCATCCATTAAGGGTACTGGTAAACAGGAAAACCCCGCCCTTCATCACCCTGACCTCACAAAAACTCGAACTCATAGCTCTGCACAAGCCTGACATCATTCTGGCCCTGAATTTTACCAAAGAAATGGCCGCCCTTTCCCCTGAAGAATTCATTCAACAATACCTTATCACCCCCCTGAACATGAAAGAGATGGTTGTGGGTTACGATTATGCGCTGGGCAAAGGCCGCAGCGGTAATTACGAGACCATTATGAAACTGGGCAAGAAATATGCTTACGGTGTTGAACGCCTAGACCCGGTGATCATTAATGATGCGGTGGTCAGTTCTTCGCGTATCCGTGATCTGGTCAGCGAAGGTAATGTCTGGGATGTGCGCCCTCTTCTGGGCCGCTTCTATCAGGTTCGCGGCGAAGTGGTCCACGGCATGAACAGGGGCGGAAGACTGCTCGGCTTTCCCACTGCCAATATCAAGCTTGAAGACGAACTCTTTCCTAAAAAAGGTGTTTACGCCATTCGGGTGGAAGTGGAAGGTAAAGTCCTGCCCGGAGTTGCAAATATCGGCAAAAATCCCACCTTTGGAAACGAAGCTCTGTCTGTTGAAGCACACATCCTTGATTTTTCCGAAGATATTTACGGCAAAGACATTCGGGTTCATTTCATCCAGCGCATCCGTTCAGAAAAAAAATTCAACGGGCTGGACGAACTGAAAGACCGTATCGCCGTTGACATCGGACTTGCCAGAGAAATTCTTTCATACCCGGAGTCTCAGGTCCGTCCCGGACTTCACCTTAGTGAATCAGAATCAGGAGCAGAACAGTGA
- a CDS encoding M48 family metalloprotease has product MNFRNKIILRTTALTLIFFFSFWITPQATANSLFGDFTVKDEIKLGKEFDKMVRSRLPIILDPQIDGYVKRLVARVAEHIPPQPFPIKARVIRNSSMNAFAVPGGYVYVYTGLILNMKHESELAAVIGHELAHVTLRHAARRIEKMKMVNMASMLGTLAGMLIGIAGGGGNMGNLGQAVAMGSMGGAQGAYLSYTQENEREADHLGMNYLIAAGYNPERMVDGFKVMRQRQWHMSSTNIPTYLSTHPGLDVRIGYLEDRFKRMPPEYFRRRDDDAEFFKVQTLIRSRLTSTDVALAYYKAIPENKRTCLDHLGMGIVYSRMKRNLKAEQEFNKANELCPGETLILREEGRFYFNTGKMDKASPLLREAYLRDPTDAMTLYFIARIEGSRKNYKQAILTMRRVAEMVPHDQEIHYHLGRMLGESGHYFQAHTQLAYAALYGHDMKQAQFHLRKAEGLAKTQKQREELKKLQQTINPKPPEDPSEKDGKNDN; this is encoded by the coding sequence ATGAATTTCAGAAACAAAATTATCCTTCGAACTACAGCACTGACTCTGATCTTTTTTTTCAGTTTCTGGATTACCCCGCAGGCTACAGCAAATTCCCTCTTCGGTGATTTCACAGTAAAAGATGAAATCAAACTAGGTAAAGAATTTGATAAGATGGTCCGCAGCAGGCTGCCCATTATCCTCGACCCCCAGATTGACGGATACGTAAAAAGATTGGTCGCCAGAGTGGCGGAACATATCCCTCCCCAACCTTTTCCCATTAAAGCCAGAGTAATCCGCAACAGCTCCATGAATGCTTTTGCTGTGCCTGGCGGCTATGTTTATGTCTACACCGGGCTTATTCTGAACATGAAACATGAGAGTGAACTTGCCGCAGTTATCGGCCACGAACTCGCACACGTAACCTTGCGCCATGCTGCCCGGCGTATTGAAAAAATGAAAATGGTCAATATGGCCAGCATGCTCGGAACTCTTGCCGGAATGCTTATCGGCATAGCCGGAGGCGGCGGAAACATGGGGAACCTCGGGCAAGCTGTTGCCATGGGCTCCATGGGAGGCGCGCAGGGAGCCTACCTTAGCTATACCCAGGAAAACGAACGCGAAGCCGACCATCTGGGGATGAACTATCTGATTGCAGCAGGCTACAATCCGGAAAGAATGGTCGACGGTTTCAAAGTCATGAGACAACGCCAGTGGCATATGAGCAGCACGAATATCCCCACATACCTGTCTACCCACCCGGGTCTTGATGTTCGTATCGGCTATCTTGAGGACAGGTTCAAACGCATGCCCCCGGAATATTTCAGACGCCGAGATGATGATGCAGAATTCTTCAAAGTCCAGACCCTGATCAGGTCCAGGCTGACTTCAACTGATGTTGCGCTGGCCTACTACAAAGCCATCCCTGAAAACAAAAGGACCTGCCTTGACCATCTGGGCATGGGCATTGTTTACTCCCGCATGAAGCGGAACCTGAAGGCTGAACAGGAATTCAACAAAGCTAACGAACTTTGCCCCGGAGAAACCCTTATCCTGCGTGAAGAAGGCCGTTTTTATTTTAATACCGGAAAAATGGATAAGGCTTCCCCGCTTTTGCGCGAGGCTTACCTTCGTGACCCCACAGATGCCATGACCCTGTATTTTATAGCCCGCATTGAGGGTTCCCGCAAAAATTACAAACAGGCGATCCTGACCATGCGCAGAGTAGCGGAAATGGTCCCCCATGATCAGGAAATCCATTACCATCTTGGGCGCATGCTCGGAGAATCCGGTCACTATTTTCAGGCTCACACCCAATTAGCTTATGCCGCCCTCTACGGTCACGACATGAAGCAGGCCCAGTTTCACCTACGCAAAGCCGAAGGGCTGGCTAAAACCCAAAAACAACGGGAAGAGCTAAAAAAACTTCAACAGACTATCAATCCCAAGCCTCCGGAAGATCCTTCCGAAAAAGACGGCAAAAATGACAACTAA
- the rho gene encoding transcription termination factor Rho — translation MGQDKKIQNLNLTELKQKNMSDLMDLATKFKVENPSGMRKQELIFALLQGCAAQNGQIYGEGVLEVLPDGFGFLRSPTYSYMPGPDDIYVSPSQIRRFGLRKGDIISGQIRPPKEGERYFALLRVNEIGLESPEHSRNLVLFDNLTPVYPDNRFKMENGPKNFSSRVIDILSPIGRGQRALLVAPPRTGKTMMLQNIANSINANHPDVDLIVLLIDERPEEVTDMARTVKAEVVSSTFDEPPQRHVQVTEMVLEKAKRLVERKRDVVILLDSITRLGRAYNAVTPSSGRVLSGGLDANAMQRPKRFFGAARNIEEGGSLTIIATALIDTGSRMDEVIFEEFKGTGNMDLYLDRKLAEKRVFPAIDINRSGTRKEELLLDDGVLNKVWILRKLLAPMNSIDSMEFLLDKMKGTKNNEDFFDMMGK, via the coding sequence ATGGGCCAAGATAAAAAAATACAAAACCTGAACCTGACTGAACTGAAGCAGAAGAATATGTCGGATCTCATGGATCTGGCAACTAAATTCAAAGTTGAAAACCCCAGCGGCATGCGCAAGCAGGAATTGATCTTTGCTTTGCTTCAGGGTTGTGCAGCACAGAACGGACAGATTTACGGTGAGGGTGTTCTGGAAGTACTCCCCGACGGATTCGGCTTCCTGCGCTCCCCTACATACAGTTACATGCCCGGACCGGATGATATTTACGTTTCCCCGTCCCAGATCAGAAGATTCGGTCTGCGTAAGGGTGATATCATTTCCGGACAGATCCGTCCCCCCAAAGAAGGTGAACGGTACTTTGCCCTGCTCAGGGTTAACGAAATCGGTCTTGAATCTCCCGAGCATTCCAGAAATCTGGTTCTTTTCGACAACCTTACCCCCGTGTACCCGGACAACCGTTTCAAGATGGAAAACGGTCCGAAAAATTTCAGTTCCCGGGTAATCGACATTCTTTCTCCCATCGGACGCGGCCAGCGTGCCCTGCTTGTTGCGCCTCCCCGCACCGGTAAAACCATGATGCTGCAGAATATTGCAAACTCCATCAACGCCAACCATCCTGACGTTGACCTGATTGTGCTGCTCATCGACGAACGTCCCGAAGAAGTTACCGACATGGCCCGGACCGTTAAGGCAGAAGTGGTCAGCTCCACTTTTGATGAACCCCCGCAGCGCCACGTGCAGGTTACCGAGATGGTACTCGAAAAGGCCAAACGCCTTGTCGAACGTAAACGCGACGTAGTAATCCTGCTCGACTCCATCACCCGTCTCGGACGTGCATATAACGCGGTAACTCCCTCCTCCGGCAGAGTTCTTTCCGGTGGTCTGGATGCAAACGCCATGCAGCGCCCCAAAAGATTCTTCGGAGCCGCCCGTAACATCGAAGAAGGCGGCAGCCTGACCATCATCGCCACCGCACTTATCGATACCGGCTCGCGGATGGATGAAGTTATCTTCGAAGAATTCAAGGGAACCGGCAACATGGATCTTTACCTTGACCGCAAGCTCGCTGAGAAACGCGTATTCCCGGCCATCGACATAAACCGTTCCGGCACTCGCAAAGAGGAACTCCTCCTTGACGATGGAGTACTCAACAAGGTCTGGATTCTACGCAAACTGCTCGCACCCATGAACTCCATAGATTCCATGGAATTCCTGCTCGATAAAATGAAGGGTACAAAAAACAACGAAGATTTTTTTGATATGATGGGGAAATAA